A single window of Caldimicrobium thiodismutans DNA harbors:
- a CDS encoding SufB/SufD family protein: protein MKNNQIDPKAYKSAKEANVLEDLSKLSSEERERLKLLGLDEALPHEGEFVQVDAKPVLCKKKVEGLEIMPITQALKTFDKIEEYLWKAVSPEKDEFTKEAAEDLDDGYFIRVLPGYKLVYPVQTCLYIRTSQIAQKVHNIVIVEEGAELNLITSCSVHPHIDSALHIGISEFYIKKRGKLTFTMVHMWGEKTAVRPRTGIFVEEGGTYISTYVSLFPVKSIQTAPICRLIGEEARASFVSIIANHPGSHIDIGGEVHLEAENTRTEIISRNVVYGGVNIARGKIIAKAPKVKGHLECQGLMLSDEGLMMAIPELDSHYSDVELTHEAAVGKIAREEVEYLMARGLTEDEATSLIVKGFLSVKIEGLSPELQKQIDKTLELAKLGF, encoded by the coding sequence ATGAAAAATAATCAAATAGACCCAAAGGCGTATAAATCTGCCAAGGAAGCTAATGTTTTGGAGGATCTTTCTAAGCTTTCTTCTGAGGAAAGAGAAAGGTTGAAACTTCTCGGATTAGATGAGGCCCTTCCTCATGAAGGGGAGTTCGTGCAGGTTGATGCAAAGCCAGTGCTTTGTAAGAAAAAGGTAGAAGGGCTTGAGATTATGCCTATAACCCAGGCCTTAAAGACCTTTGATAAAATTGAAGAATATCTCTGGAAGGCGGTATCACCTGAAAAGGATGAATTCACTAAGGAGGCCGCTGAAGATCTGGATGATGGTTATTTTATCAGGGTTTTACCTGGTTATAAACTCGTTTATCCTGTGCAGACCTGTCTTTATATAAGAACCAGCCAGATTGCCCAGAAGGTTCACAATATTGTTATTGTTGAAGAAGGGGCAGAGCTTAATCTCATTACCTCCTGTTCAGTGCATCCTCATATTGATTCTGCTTTACACATTGGTATCTCAGAGTTCTATATTAAAAAGAGGGGAAAGCTTACCTTTACCATGGTGCACATGTGGGGAGAAAAGACCGCAGTTAGACCAAGAACAGGCATCTTTGTTGAGGAAGGAGGCACATATATCTCTACTTATGTTAGCCTTTTTCCTGTAAAAAGTATTCAGACCGCACCGATTTGCAGGCTAATTGGAGAGGAAGCACGCGCCTCCTTTGTAAGTATAATAGCCAATCACCCTGGTTCACATATTGACATTGGTGGAGAGGTGCACCTTGAGGCTGAAAATACAAGAACAGAGATTATTTCAAGAAATGTGGTATACGGAGGTGTTAATATCGCCAGAGGAAAAATTATTGCTAAAGCTCCAAAAGTTAAAGGGCATCTTGAGTGTCAGGGCCTTATGCTTAGTGATGAAGGACTGATGATGGCCATTCCCGAGCTTGACAGTCATTACTCTGATGTTGAGCTCACCCATGAGGCAGCAGTTGGAAAAATTGCAAGGGAAGAGGTTGAATATCTTATGGCAAGGGGATTAACAGAAGATGAAGCCACTTCCTTAATTGTTAAGGGATTTCTAAGTGTTAAAATTGAAGGACTTTCTCCTGAACTTCAAAAGCAGATTGACAAAACCCTTGAGCTTGCTAAACTTGGCTTTTAA
- the hisC gene encoding histidinol-phosphate transaminase has translation MNPKPWLKDLKPYPPGKTLEEIQRELGLEGPIYKLNSNENPLGPSPKVISALKEALTEIHLYPEASYKTLRSALAKRWNLSPENIILGNGSNEILEFVFKAYLERDDEIIISEPSFLMYEKFGEIYSVKIKKIPLTPDFKHNLKGILSSITSKTKAIFLDHPHNPTGSTLKRREWEEFLGELPQDILVVLDEAYGEFIEDEEVPMGVEFLKKGYPVLITRTFSKAFGLAGLRLGYGMADSSIIDILNRVRQPFNVNLLAVKAGLAVLQDEDYQKRSVELVFRGRKYLSSELSKLGFKVYPSQANFIMVDFDKWCESLYEFLLKRGIFVRPLKAYGFINCVRITIGKEEANKVLIDKIKEFLINFK, from the coding sequence ATGAACCCCAAGCCCTGGTTAAAGGACCTTAAGCCCTATCCCCCTGGAAAAACCTTAGAAGAAATTCAGAGGGAGCTCGGGCTTGAAGGTCCTATTTATAAATTGAATTCCAATGAAAATCCTCTTGGCCCATCTCCGAAGGTAATTTCAGCTCTTAAAGAAGCCCTAACTGAAATTCATCTCTATCCAGAGGCAAGCTATAAGACCTTACGATCTGCCCTTGCCAAAAGATGGAATTTATCTCCAGAAAATATCATCCTTGGAAATGGCTCAAACGAGATTCTTGAATTTGTCTTTAAGGCCTATCTTGAAAGGGATGACGAAATCATCATTAGTGAACCCTCCTTTTTGATGTATGAAAAATTTGGCGAGATCTATAGTGTTAAAATAAAAAAAATCCCCTTAACTCCAGATTTTAAACATAACTTAAAGGGAATCCTTTCTTCTATAACCAGTAAAACCAAAGCCATTTTTCTTGATCATCCCCACAATCCCACAGGCTCAACTTTAAAAAGGAGAGAATGGGAAGAATTTTTAGGGGAACTTCCTCAGGACATTCTGGTAGTCCTTGATGAGGCTTATGGGGAGTTTATTGAGGATGAAGAGGTGCCTATGGGAGTTGAGTTTTTGAAAAAGGGCTATCCAGTTCTTATAACCCGCACTTTTTCCAAAGCATTTGGGCTTGCAGGATTAAGGCTTGGTTATGGCATGGCAGATAGCTCAATCATTGACATCCTAAATCGGGTAAGACAGCCCTTCAATGTAAATCTTCTTGCAGTAAAAGCAGGTCTTGCAGTTCTTCAGGATGAAGATTACCAGAAAAGAAGTGTAGAACTTGTTTTCAGAGGGAGGAAATACTTGAGTTCTGAGCTTTCCAAGCTGGGTTTTAAGGTTTATCCCTCACAAGCCAATTTTATTATGGTTGATTTTGACAAATGGTGTGAATCGCTTTATGAATTTTTATTAAAAAGAGGTATATTTGTTCGACCCTTAAAGGCTTATGGATTTATTAATTGTGTAAGAATTACTATTGGGAAAGAAGAAGCCAATAAAGTTTTGATAGATAAAATCAAAGAATTTTTAATAAATTTTAAATAA
- a CDS encoding EAL domain-containing protein, whose product MEFLYLSLILDQEARILSCNKNFLKLTGYTLEEIKFKRLCEILYDPRCWENSEKLKRESKFPLDIEITLSRKKGVPLYVHGKIKKFFHNGKELFLLFGWNITALKTYERLYRLLRLINSIITKAQTEEEIYQEICKGLVNELGLRFAWVGVPDWEKKIVKPLYHYGYEAGYLSEITISLDPEIPEGKGPTAQAIREGKISINPDTRTNPYYTAFREPALKRDYLSSVAIPLFVKGELRSVLNLYSKEPYYFNQLQEGLLYELKEDLEFAISRLEKEHFLELISTALTNSDLWLLITDERGNILYANTEVMLLTGYTEEELLGRNLSLFEAERGSPESHPEMWDYLSEGRNFSALFTYRKKSGEVFYLDQKAIPVDFGPDKKYIVFAGRDLTLQIGLFETIENLKNYDPLTDSLSLRGLLDKAKTSLPHLKGNALFIVLDLYQFTYINDHYGFLIGDEILRFLARRLKGILRESDYLARVASDEFCLFISGIKNEEEIASKLYEIGKLISGPIEIKSEKLSLKYNLGVSLYPLDGSDPEDLYRKANSACSLAKKEGPNVIKFYGKEVEVLIKKTLEVERLIEEALNFGYFQFYFQPYFDTHNLLLSGAEALIRIVKPNGEVISPGVFISHLETSPLRRDFEVWAIKTLVEKINLWKLPIGLNLYPDTFGDESFWDEVTTFLEGLEGPLVLEITERGFIKNPEGIVEVFRSLKEKYPYLRFALDDFGTGYSNMSYLRKLPLDYLKIDLTFVREIESDDRVRGIVKTIIDLAHILQAKALAEGVESQEQIQILDIMGCDYLQGFYFEKPIPEKDFIKKYLPKINLS is encoded by the coding sequence ATGGAATTTTTATATCTCAGTCTCATATTAGATCAGGAAGCCCGTATCCTTAGCTGTAATAAAAACTTTCTTAAACTTACAGGTTATACTCTGGAAGAAATTAAATTTAAAAGACTTTGTGAAATCCTTTATGATCCCAGATGTTGGGAAAACTCTGAAAAACTGAAGAGAGAATCTAAGTTCCCTTTAGATATAGAAATCACCCTTTCCCGTAAAAAGGGTGTTCCCCTTTATGTTCACGGGAAAATCAAGAAATTTTTCCACAATGGAAAAGAACTTTTCCTGCTTTTTGGCTGGAATATAACCGCCCTTAAAACTTATGAAAGACTTTATAGGCTTTTAAGACTTATAAATTCAATAATTACAAAGGCTCAAACTGAAGAGGAGATTTATCAAGAAATTTGCAAGGGGCTTGTTAATGAACTTGGGTTAAGATTTGCATGGGTGGGTGTGCCAGACTGGGAGAAAAAAATAGTAAAACCCCTTTATCATTATGGTTATGAGGCTGGTTATCTCTCTGAAATTACTATCTCTCTTGATCCTGAGATTCCTGAAGGTAAAGGCCCAACAGCTCAGGCGATAAGGGAAGGCAAAATTTCCATAAATCCCGATACCCGAACCAATCCCTATTATACCGCTTTTAGAGAGCCTGCCCTTAAGAGAGATTATCTTTCCAGTGTAGCTATCCCTCTCTTTGTGAAAGGTGAACTCCGGTCAGTTTTAAACCTCTATTCCAAAGAGCCCTATTATTTTAACCAGCTTCAGGAGGGGCTCCTTTATGAATTGAAAGAGGATCTTGAGTTTGCTATATCTCGGCTTGAGAAAGAACATTTTTTAGAATTAATAAGCACAGCTCTTACTAACTCTGACCTCTGGCTATTAATTACTGATGAAAGGGGAAATATTTTATATGCCAATACAGAGGTTATGTTGCTTACTGGTTACACAGAAGAGGAGCTATTGGGAAGGAATCTCTCTCTTTTTGAGGCTGAAAGGGGCTCCCCTGAGAGCCATCCAGAGATGTGGGATTATCTCTCTGAAGGGAGAAATTTTTCGGCTCTTTTTACCTATAGAAAAAAGAGTGGAGAAGTCTTTTACCTGGATCAAAAGGCCATACCAGTAGATTTTGGACCGGATAAAAAATATATAGTTTTTGCAGGCAGAGATCTAACCCTTCAAATTGGCCTTTTTGAAACTATAGAAAACCTCAAAAATTACGATCCTCTAACAGATAGCCTCTCCTTAAGAGGTTTACTGGATAAAGCTAAGACCTCTCTTCCCCACCTCAAAGGGAATGCCCTTTTTATTGTCCTCGATTTATATCAATTTACATATATAAACGATCACTATGGCTTTCTGATTGGTGATGAGATTTTAAGGTTCTTAGCACGGAGACTAAAAGGAATTCTCAGGGAATCTGATTATTTAGCAAGAGTGGCCTCGGATGAATTTTGTCTTTTTATTTCCGGAATAAAGAATGAAGAAGAGATAGCCTCTAAGCTTTATGAAATAGGTAAGCTTATCTCAGGACCCATTGAGATAAAAAGTGAAAAATTGAGCCTTAAGTATAATCTTGGGGTTTCTCTTTATCCTCTTGATGGAAGTGATCCTGAGGATCTCTATCGCAAGGCTAATTCTGCCTGTTCCTTGGCTAAAAAAGAAGGTCCCAATGTGATAAAATTTTATGGAAAAGAAGTGGAAGTTCTTATTAAAAAGACCCTGGAGGTAGAAAGGCTCATAGAGGAGGCTTTAAACTTTGGATATTTTCAGTTTTATTTTCAACCTTACTTTGATACGCATAACCTTTTATTATCAGGTGCTGAGGCATTAATAAGAATAGTTAAACCAAATGGGGAGGTGATTTCCCCTGGAGTTTTTATTTCTCACTTGGAGACCTCTCCTCTGAGAAGGGACTTTGAAGTGTGGGCTATAAAGACCCTTGTTGAAAAGATAAATCTCTGGAAACTACCTATAGGATTAAATCTCTATCCCGATACTTTTGGGGATGAGTCTTTTTGGGATGAGGTTACAACTTTTCTGGAAGGACTTGAAGGTCCTCTTGTCCTTGAAATCACTGAAAGGGGGTTTATAAAAAATCCAGAAGGAATTGTTGAGGTTTTTAGAAGCCTAAAAGAAAAATATCCTTACTTGAGATTTGCCCTTGATGACTTTGGAACAGGTTATAGCAACATGAGTTATCTCCGTAAATTACCCTTAGATTATTTAAAGATTGATCTAACCTTTGTGCGGGAAATTGAATCTGATGATAGGGTAAGAGGCATTGTGAAAACCATAATTGATTTAGCCCATATTTTGCAAGCTAAGGCTTTAGCAGAGGGCGTTGAATCTCAAGAACAGATTCAGATTCTTGATATTATGGGATGTGACTATCTTCAGGGATTTTATTTTGAAAAACCTATTCCTGAAAAAGATTTTATAAAAAAGTATCTACCTAAGATTAATTTATCTTGA
- a CDS encoding TonB C-terminal domain-containing protein: protein MALNLSAVFLSLFINIFLSFLLLTGLSFSVKKKEEVKITLLESPSFLSQSEVKPQALPPISSPRETPPLPSSSKVQEKPPKEASKLQVKKSTPESKPSEESLLKERLSQLKAKENQISHQEKDEMEFLQNKLASLKNRIKEKGPLKEGIQERPFTPTTTSSASPLSQDYLLLVKRKLQTHFEVPIYLKNKKGLSALVEIEVSNSGEITKINFIQRSPEPAFNRAIERCLSAVSPLPVNQKTSLKIEFRAEGIFKIN, encoded by the coding sequence ATGGCCCTTAATCTTTCTGCAGTTTTTCTCTCCCTCTTTATAAATATTTTCTTAAGCTTCCTTCTTTTAACAGGTCTTTCTTTTTCAGTAAAAAAGAAAGAGGAAGTAAAAATTACTCTTCTTGAAAGTCCCTCCTTTCTCTCTCAATCAGAGGTTAAGCCACAGGCCTTGCCCCCCATAAGTTCTCCCAGAGAGACTCCCCCTCTCCCCTCTTCCTCAAAGGTTCAAGAAAAGCCTCCTAAAGAGGCCTCTAAACTCCAGGTAAAAAAAAGCACTCCTGAATCTAAACCCTCTGAAGAATCCCTTTTGAAAGAGAGGCTTTCTCAACTCAAAGCTAAGGAAAATCAAATAAGCCATCAGGAAAAAGATGAAATGGAATTTTTACAAAACAAACTTGCTTCCCTTAAAAACAGAATAAAAGAAAAAGGCCCTCTCAAAGAGGGAATTCAAGAAAGACCCTTTACCCCTACTACTACTTCTTCCGCAAGCCCATTATCTCAGGACTACCTTTTATTAGTGAAGAGAAAACTGCAGACCCATTTTGAGGTCCCCATTTATCTCAAAAACAAAAAAGGCTTAAGTGCTTTAGTGGAGATTGAGGTAAGTAATTCAGGAGAGATAACCAAGATTAATTTTATTCAGAGATCCCCAGAGCCTGCCTTTAATCGGGCAATCGAGAGGTGCCTCAGTGCCGTAAGCCCTCTACCAGTAAATCAAAAAACCTCTCTCAAGATAGAATTTAGAGCAGAAGGCATCTTCAAGATAAATTAA
- a CDS encoding ExbD/TolR family protein produces MKVKKKLQDEINIIPLVDIVLVILIIFMITAPLMTSGLEVDLPKTKDTPISRKEREPLKITITQNGEIKIYGEKVSLERLSSWLKEARKNKLVEEVQIEADRLATYEVVAKVLSEVKRAGFNQIGLLTLPES; encoded by the coding sequence ATGAAAGTTAAAAAAAAACTGCAAGACGAGATAAACATAATTCCCTTAGTGGATATAGTTTTAGTAATTTTGATCATATTTATGATCACTGCCCCTCTTATGACCTCAGGGCTTGAGGTAGATCTACCTAAGACCAAAGACACCCCTATCTCTCGTAAAGAAAGAGAACCCCTTAAGATAACCATTACCCAAAATGGGGAGATAAAAATTTATGGAGAAAAGGTTAGCCTTGAGAGGCTTTCAAGCTGGCTAAAAGAAGCCCGAAAGAATAAGCTCGTTGAGGAGGTGCAGATTGAGGCAGACCGCTTAGCTACCTATGAGGTGGTTGCAAAGGTTCTATCTGAAGTAAAAAGAGCAGGTTTTAATCAGATAGGACTTCTTACCTTACCTGAAAGCTAA